The Flammeovirga yaeyamensis genome segment AAAAGAAGCCGAAGAACGTGCTGACAATGCAATGCAGGAAGCAAAAAAACGCTATAGCAATGACATGGATAAACTGCGTAAGGACACCAAAATGATGAAACGTGATTATCAAGCAATTGATAATTATTCGGACAAATTACTTAATGCGTTAAGTGAAATGGCAGAAAAAACTTTATCTGAGGCAAGAAGATTACAGGCAATAAAAGATATGGCACACGCCGATCAGGCTTCTGTGAAAATTCAAAAAGAAAAAACGAAGGAACTAAACGAGAAGGTCTCATTAGATCCGTCTACTGAAACGAGTTTCTTTGAAGATCTAAACCTTGTTGAAAGTAAATAATGAAGAATAGTATTTCTTTAGAAGGACTAGAGTTCTTTGCTTATCACGGCTTTTTCGAAGAAGAAAGAAAAATTGGAAATAAGTATGGTGTAGATATTACTGTAGACACTAATTTTTCTAAAGCTGCAGAAGAAGATAATCTCGATAATACCATTAACTATATGGAACTATTCGAGATTATCAAAAAGCATATGGATATATCTACCAAGCTGCTTGAAACTATTGGGCAGAATATAGTAAATGATGTCTATGATAAATGGACTAATAATGTTTTGAACGTGAAAGTAGTCATCAAGAAATTTAATCCTCCTATTGGGACGATTTGCTCTTTTTCAAGCATTACTATTGAACAGTAGCCGTCACTTTAATATTTTCCAGTAATTCCATAAAGTACTGCATAGATGGCAATACTTCCATGTTATCTATCATTTTATAATCGTTACCTACAATCTGTCTACCTGTAAGTAAAATTTTAGATTGAGGAAAGGTGTTTCCTAACTTATCTATATAATCTTGCATATTCCCTATTTGAGATAAAGATGTAGAAATCGTAAGCAGGTATTCCGGTTTAAAACAATTGTACACATCAATCAGCTCATTAAAAGGTAGAGATTGACCTAAATAGATCACTCGATAACCTCTAGCACGTATCATGTAAGCGGCAAATAATAATGATATCTCATGCAACTCTCCTTCAGGTAAAAATAACATAAAGGACGGTTGTTCTGGTACATTATCCAAAAT includes the following:
- a CDS encoding DivIVA domain-containing protein, with the translated sequence MSIEPNDLINKNFKKKIFGGYDAKDVTRLLHTVAKEIELLREQNDNLLEELLENKKRLDQFERLEEKMIDSINSAEHAKKIALREVEKQADTIIATAKQRAEFILKEAEERADNAMQEAKKRYSNDMDKLRKDTKMMKRDYQAIDNYSDKLLNALSEMAEKTLSEARRLQAIKDMAHADQASVKIQKEKTKELNEKVSLDPSTETSFFEDLNLVESK
- the folB gene encoding dihydroneopterin aldolase; amino-acid sequence: MKNSISLEGLEFFAYHGFFEEERKIGNKYGVDITVDTNFSKAAEEDNLDNTINYMELFEIIKKHMDISTKLLETIGQNIVNDVYDKWTNNVLNVKVVIKKFNPPIGTICSFSSITIEQ